From Rhodococcus sp. B7740:
TGGTTCTCGGCGCACTCATCGCGCTCGGTCCGCTGACCATCGACATGTATCTGCCGGCTCTTCCGGCCATCGCCGACGACCTGAACACCCCGTCGTCGGCGGTGCAGCTCACCCTCGCAGGCACGTTGATCGGCCTCGCCCTCGGTCAGCTCGTCATCGGGCCGCTCTCGGACATCGTCGGCCGACGACTACCGCTCATCGTCGGTACCGGAGTGCACATCCTGGCCTCCGTCGCCTGCATCGTGGCTCCCAACATCGCCGTTCTCGGTGGCCTACGCGTCGTGCAGGGTCTCGGTGCCGCCGCCGCTGCAGTGGTCGCGATGGCCATCGTGCGAGACCTGTTCAGCGGCCGCGCGGCCGCAACCGTGCTGTCCCGGCTGATGCTCGTCATGGGCGTCGCACCCGTGCTGGCACCCTCGCTCGGCGGTGCCGTGCTGCTGGTGGGATCGTGGCGTCTCGTGTTCGCCGCGCTGGCGATCATGGGCGTCGCCCTGATGACACTGGCAATCGTGTCGCTACGCGAGACGCTGCCGCCCGAGCGTCGTCGCGCGAGCGGAGTCATGCCGGTGTTGCGCACCTACCGCTCTCTGCTGCGCGACGCACAGTTCGTGGTGCTCGTTCTCGTCGCGGCCCTCGCGATGTCCTCGTTGTTCGCGTACATCGCCGGTTCGTCGTTCGTTCTGCAGGAGGAATTCGGCCTCGACGAGCAGCAGTTCGCCATCGTCTTCGCCGCCGGTGCGATCTCGCTCATCGGTGCATCTCAGCTCAACGTCCTCCTGCTCGGACGCTTCGCTCCGGTGCAGATCGTGCTGGCGGCACTGTCGTTCGCCGTGCTCGCGGGCGGCGTCATGGCCGTGCTGGCGATCGCCGAGATCGGTGGGATGGCCGGCTTCGTGATTCCGCTGTGGTTCGTGCTCGGTGCCGTCGGATTCGTCATGCCGAACGCACCTGCGCTCGCGCTGTCCAGGCACGGTGAGGCCGCAGGCGGTGCCGCTGCCCTTCTCGGAGCAGCTCAGTTCGGGCTCGGTGCCATCGTTGCGCCGATCGTCGGTGCCCTCGGAAACGACGCCGTTGCCGTGTCCACCACGATGGTCGCGACCTCTGCCGCCGCACTGGCAGCTCAGGGTGTCGTCACCGCACGCACGTCGTCGCGACTGTGAGCTCGGAGCGGGCCACCACCCGCTAGGGTTTCCGCCATGGCCGAACGTGAACGTGATGCGCACGGTAAGCCCCTGAACGCCAGGCCTCGGGACGGTCTCGGGCGGCCCCTCGCTCGCGGCGGCAACGGAACCCCACGCGTGCCCGACGACCTCCGGCTTCCGCCCGCCGCCGCACTCGTCGAAGCCCAGAGATTCCTCGACGCGAACATGCCGTTCCATGCGCACGAGGTACTGGAAGGCACGTGGAAGAGCTGCTCGCCCGACGAGCGTCCGTTGTGGCAGGGCCTGGCCCAACTCGCCGTCGGTTTGACCCATCTGATGCGTGGCAACCGCGTCGGTGCCGGTTCGCTGCTCCGGCAAGGACACGACCGGCTCATCGGTTTCGAGGCCGACCCTCCGCATCGTGTCGATGTCGCCGGTCTGCTGACCTGGTCCGAGGGCCTGCTCGGCGAGCTCGAGACCGGAAGGTTACCGGCCTCTCCCGGCATTCCGGCGCTGCGCACCACCGACCGAACCGATCCCGACGGGGGCGTCCTGGCGTCCGATTCCGGCTCGAGCTAACCTGAGCAAGGTTAGGTAAGGCTAGGACAATCCGATCGGAAGTGGGGTCGCCGGCATGAGCGTGTTCGGACCGCTGAGACTCGTGCACCGCGAGACGATCAGCCCGGCCCAGCTCGGACGCACTCTCTGCACCGAGGTAGCCGAACAGGTCCCGTACTGGGTCGCCGTCCTGACCCCGGCGGAGCGACCGTTGCTCACCGAACAGTTCACGAGATTCGAGCAGACGTCGATGACGTTCGCACTGCCCGACGGTCCGCATCGCCGCCGCGTTCTGCTGCTGGCCGCCCTGGGCTCGGCCGTATCCACGTGGCAGAGAAACAACCGTCGCGGCTCCTCGGCCGGCGCGCTGGTCGACCTCGATCTCGATCGCACCGGTGCCGTTCACCCGGTCCGACTCCCCGCGGTCCACACCGACGCCCTCACCGTGCCCTCCCACGCCGAACACCTTCTCGACGATGTCTCGAGGCGGCTCTCCTCGGTGCCGAACGCCGGCCGCGACTATGCGCTGACCCGCAACTATCCCGCGCTGGCCTGCCGCGCGGGAGCGCAGATCGTCGTCCGCGACTCTGCCCTGGCCGAGCCCAGCCGCGACCACGCCATCGACATCGGAATCACGGTGACGGACACAGGCATTGCCCTGGCACGAATCACCTGGGCGCACGGCCTGCGGGGAGCCGACGAGCTGATCCGACTGTGGTCGGACACCGTTCGCCAGTTGGCGACGACGACGCCCGCTGCTACAGGCTCTTCAGCAGCCTGACGTCGTCTTCGATCCCCTCGGGCGGAGTCTCGAGTATCACCGGCGCGTCGGCCGCCAGCGCGACGGCCGTCAGGATCTCGGCGTCGATCGTTCCGGTGCCCAGATTCGCGTGCCGGTCTCGCGCCGAGTCGAATTCGTCGCGTGAATTGTTCAGATGCACCAGATCGATTCGTCCGGTGATGGCCTTGATTCGGTCGACCACGTCGACCAGATCTTCGCCCCCGGCCCACGCATGGCAGGTGTCCAGACAGAATCCGGCACCGAATTCACCGATCGCGTCCCACAACCGGGCGATGTCGTCGAAGTGGCGTGCCATCGCGGAGTCTCCGCCCGCGGTGTTCTCGACGAAGATCGGCACGGCGAAGCCACCCTGCTCCGCCTGGCGCTCGAACAGCTTGCGCCAGTTGTCGATTCCCTTCGCGGTGTCCTCGCCCTCACGAACGTGGCCGCCGTGGACGACCAGACCGATGGCCCCGATCTCGGCCGCAGCAGCAGCCTGCTCGACGACGGCCTTGCGCGAGGGAATGCGGATCCGATTGTTCAAACTCGCCACGTTGAGCACGTAGGACGAGTGCACCACCACGTCGACGTCGCCGGTCAACAACGCCTCGCCCTGGGGGTGCGGGGAAAGTTTGTTCCACTTCTGCGGATCGGTGAGGAACATCTGGACGAGGTCGACGCCGAGCGCCTCGGCCGTACCGAGAGGGTCGCTGCTGTCGCGGACGTGGGCTCCGATGCGCATGACGCCCATCATAGGGGTGGTGTTCAGGGTCTCCCCTGATAGCGACGGGCGCGGAACGCTGGAACACTGGCACGCATGAGCGACATTGCCGCACGTGCGGTCGACGTATCGAAGGTCTACGGATCCGGGGACACCCAGGTTCACGCACTGTCGGGGGTGAGCGTCGACTTCGCGCGCGGCGAATTCACCGCCATCATGGGACCGTCGGGTTCGGGCAAGTCGACGCTGATGCACTGCCTGGCCGGATTGGACAACGCATCCTCGGGCACGGTGACCATCGGCGACACCGAGTTGACGGCACTCTCCGACAAGGAGATGACCGGATTGCGCAGGGACCGAATCGGATTCGTGTTCCAGGCGTTCAATCTGGTGCCGACACTGACCGCGCTGGAGAACATCACGTTGCCGCTCGACATCGCGGGCCGCGCAGCGGACCAGGCCTGGCTCGACACCGTGGTCGACAAATTGGGCCTGCGCGATCGCCTCGATCACCGTCCCAGCGAACTCTCGGGCGGGCAGCAGCAGCGAGTGGCGTGCGCGCGTGCTCTGGCGGGCAGGCCCGACATCGTGTTCGGCGACGAGCCGACCGGTAACCTGGATTCTCGCTCGTCCGGCGAGGTGCTGTCGATTCTGCGCACTGCCGCAGACGAATTCGACCAGACCGTCGTCATCGTCACGCACGATCCACGCGCGGCCAGCTACGCCGACCGCGTCGTGTTCCTCGCCGACGGTGCGGTCATCGATCAGCTGAACTCGCCCACGGCCGACGCCGTACTCGAGCGGATGAAGAAGCTGGAGACGGTCCGATAATGGCGCATTCCGTTTCCAACAAACCTCCTCGGCAAAAGCCGTCGGGCAATCCCATGCGCAAGGTGTCGTTGAGAAACCTTGCAGCACACAAGGTTCGGTTGGCGTTGACCGTGCTGTCCGTCGTGCTCGGCACGGCGTTCGTCGCGGGCTCGTTCGTCTTCACCGACACCCTCCAGCGCACCTTCTCCTCGCTGTTCGCCGACACCGCACAGGGCGCGGACGTTCGAGTGAGCCCCGAGGACGCGCGCTCTTCCGGCGTGCCGAACGAGGACATCGCAGCGATCTCGGCGTTGCCGAACGTGCGCGCCGTGTCCCCGTACGTCGGCGGACAGTTGGTACTGCTGGGCTCGGACGGTGCCGCCGTCCAGTCCGGCGGCGCACCGACCATCGGTGAGTCGTACCTCCCGGACGACCAACGACTCGGCGATCCGACCACCTTCGTCGAGGGTTCGGCTCCCACCGCTCCCGGTCAGATCGCCATCAACGCCGGTGGCGCCGAGCGCGCAGGCCTGAAAGTGGGTGACGCCACCCAGGTCCTCGTGCCGTCCAAGGGCATCACCGACGTCACCGTCAGCGGAATCTATTCCACGGCAACCGAATCCGGCGGCTACATCGGAATCCAGTTCGTGCAGAGCCAGGCGAACGAGCTGTTCACCGACGGCGCTCACGTGCAGTACATCGACGTCGCGGGCAACGATCTCGCCGCACGTGGATTGGGTCAGAGCGATCTTCGCGACGAGATCGCCGCGGCATTCCCCGATCTGAAGGTCCAGACCGCCGCGGACGTACAGGCCGAGACTCAGGCCGAGGTCGAGTCCGCGCTGTCGTTCATCAACTACTTCCTGCTCGCCTTCGGCGGGATCGCCCTTCTGGTCGGCACCTTCATCATCTACAACACGTTCTCGATGATCGTCGCGCAACGCGTCCGCGAACTGGCACTGTTGCGCGCCATCGGAGCCAGCCGAGGACAGGTCAGCCGATCGGTCGTCCTCGAAGCCCTCGTCGTGGGCGTCATCGGCAGCGTCCTGGGCTTCGTCGGCGGAGTCGGGCTCGCCTACGGCCTACGGGCACTGCTCAACGCCTTCGACCTGGGCCTGCCGTCGGGACCGCTGGCACTGGAGCCGCGCACCGTTGTCGTCGCCTTCGCCGTCGGCATCCTCGTCACCGTGCTGAGCGCGTACGCACCGGCCCGACGAGCGGCCAAGATTCCGCCGGTCGCCGCGATGCGAGAGGAGTTCGCCTCTGCGGGCGACACCCTGCGCACCCGGACGTTCGTGGGCGTCGGCCTGGGAATCGCAGGCGCAGCCGCACTGATCATCGGCGCGCAGTCGACCGGCGGGGCTGCCGCTGCCACGGTCGGCGCGGGAGCCGTCGCGCTGATCGTCGCCACCGCACTGGCCGCACCGTCGCTGTCACGGCCGGTGGTCGGCGCGCTGGGTGCCGTCATCACCCGTCCGTTCGGCGCGATCGGGCGCTTGGCCAGGACCAACTCGGTACGCAACCCGCGACGCACCGCGGCCACCGCCTTCGCCCTGATGCTCGGACTGATGCTCGTCACCGTCATCGGCGTGCTCGGATCCACCGCCAAGGCCAGTGTCGACTCACTCGTGGACACCGGCGTCGAGGCGGACTACATCCTCTCCGGTCCGCAGTCGATCGGTGTTCCGACCGGTGCCACGACTGCAGCACAGCAGGTGACCGGCGTGGACCGCACAGCGGTACTGCACCCGGTGTTCGTCACCATCGCCGGCCAGGAGGAGTACGGCGCCGCCATCGACGGCTCACCCGAGGGACTGCTCGAGCTGTCGATGGTTCAGGGCACTGCAGACCTCGACAGCGACGGATTCTCGGTGTCCGAGACCGAAGCGGCGACGCGCGGGTGGACGGTCGGAACCGAGGTCACCTTCGACACCGTGGACGGGGCGTCGGTCCCGGTGACCGTCACCGGCGTGTTCACCGACAATCCGCTCATCGGGAGTTGGATCGTCTCGGGCGACATCTACCAGGAGGTGACGCCGTCCATCACCCGGTCCGACATCCTGGTTCTGGTCAAGGCCACGCCCGGTACAGACCTGGACACGTTGCGGACCGACCTCGAGGCCGCGACCAAGCCGTTCGTCGTCGTCCAGGTCCAGGACGTGGAGGAGTTCAAGGGTAGCCAGGGTCAACAGATCGACACCCTGCTCGCCGTTCTGTACGGATTGCTGGCACTGGCCGTCGTCATCGCCGTGCTCGGCATCGTCAACACGCTGGCCCTGTCGGTCGTGGAGCGGCGTCGGGAGATCGGCATGCTGCGTGCGATAGGCATGCAGCGGCCTCAGGTCCGACGCATCATCTATCTCGAGTCGCTGCTCATCGCCCTGTTCGGCGCGATAGTGGGCGTCGTCCTCGGCATCGCGTTCGGGTGGGGATTCGTGCAGACTCTGCGCGACGAGGGCCTGGGCACCATGACCGTGCCGTGGGGCCAGGTGGTGGCGATGCTGCTCGGATCCGCTGTCGTCGGTGTGTTGGCGGCGCTGTGGCCCGCCGTCCGAGCCGCACGCACGAAGCCGCTCGAGGCCATCGCGGACCTGTAGGGGCGTACCCGAAACCGACCGGACATTCCGCAACGTCACCCGATTGTTGCGGAATGTCCGGTTTTCCGCTTGCGTAAAAAGGCTGTTCACGTCTACCTTTGGAGCGGTAAAACAGTCTCGAAGCCGGTTTAGAGGTATCAAACCGACTTCGCAATCACGGCTCGGGCTCGTGCAAGGAGAATCATGTCTATTCAGGACATCGATGCGCCGACCCGACTGTCGCTGGCCCCGCTGTGTCGGCCGGAACGTCGTGACACCCTGATGGCCCGCTACCGCGAGGTGGCCCACGCTCTGCCGCACGCCACCGCACTCGACGTGGACGGCACCTCGCTCACCTTCGACGAGCTCCTGCATCGCGCCTACTCCTCGGCACGGAAGATCGCCACGCTCTTTCCCACCGATTCTCGGCCGCTCGCCGTGGAGACCGACGCGACGACGCATTCGATCGAGCTGATGCTCGCCGTCGTCGCAGCGGGCCATCCCCTGGTTCCACTGGACCCCATGCTTCCCGCCGAGCGCCGCGCCACGATCATCGACCAGGCCGGCGCGACAGCGTTGGACCCCGCCACCGTCGCCGCAGCCATCGACTCCTGTGTTCCACTGCCGACGCTGTCGGGCGACCACACTGCGGTGATCAACTACACGTCGGGATCCACCGGCACCGCCAAGGGTGTGATCCTCAGTCACCGCATGTGTCTGACCAAGGCATACGAGGTCGCCACCGCGTTGGCACTGAGCCCACACGACCGCGTCGGAAACTCCCTTCCGGTCAGCTTCGGTGCCGGCTTGAACACCCTGTTCGCGGGCTTGCTCAGCGGTGCCGCCGTGTACTGTCGCGACCCCAGGTCCGGTGTCCCCAGCAGCACCGTCGAGTGGGCAGCCTCGCATTCCCTGACCACGCTGCACTGCTCGTCGTCGCTGCTGCGCGCAGTCTCCGGAGCCGATCACGGACCCATCGGGCGCGGGGCCGTGTCCACGCTGCGGGTGGTCGTCACGTACGGGGAATCCCTGCACTCCGACGATGCCGACGGCTTTCGGCGGCGATTCGACAGCCGCGCCACGGTGGTCAACTGGTACGCGACCACCGAAGCCGGTGCCGTCGCGTACAGCGAATACCCGCCCGAACGAGCGCTGCCGTCGGGCTTTCTGCCTGCAGGCAGGCCCATCACGGGCAAGCTCGTCGAAGTCGTGACCTCCGACGGTTCCACGTGTGCACCGGACGTGATCGGCGAAGTACGGGTGACGGCGAGCTGCCTGGCCGACGGCTACCTCGGCGGCGCCGGTCTGGACTCCCAACGATTCACCGCCCTCGGCGACGGTCTGTTCCGGTATCGCACCGGCGATCTGGGCCGACTCGACGACCACGGGACGCTGCACCTGGCCGGACGCATCGACGACGCGATCAAGGTGCGCGGATACCTGGTGGAGCCGGCCGAGGTCGAGGCAGCACTGCGCGCCATGCCGGAGATCGGCGACGCAGCGGTGATCGGTCGGACCTCCGGCACCGACACCGACCTGGTCGCCTACGTGTGCTCGGCTCGTTCCGGTCGGCGACCCTCCGTGGGCGAGATTCGAGCGTCGCTGCGCCGGACGCTGCCGGAATGGATGGTCCCCACCCACATCGTCGCGCTCGACGCGATGCCGCGAAACGAGCGCGGCAAGCTCGACCGAAGTGCACTGCCCGAGCCCGCCGATCGACGCGTCGAGCGCACGGCGGTCGGCCCGACCGAGTACATCGTGGCCGAGGCCGCGCGCACCGCGATCGGGCTGGACACCATCGGCCGGGACGAGGATTTCCTGGCGCTGGGCGGCAACTCGCTGACCACAACGGCGATGCTGGCTCACCTTCGTGAGAGCCTGAAGATCGATCTGACGCCGGAGGACGTGTTCACGGCGACCACCGTTCGAGCATTGGCCTTGACAGTCGATGCTCGCCTGGAGGAAGCAGCGACTGCGCGTCGGCGCACAACCGGCGAACACGATGTCCTCGTGCCGCTGCGCACCGAGGGCAGCAAGGCACCGATCTTCCTGATCGGCGGTGCAGGCGTCGGTGCGATGGCCTTTCTCAACCTCGTCAAGCACATCGACGATGACCGCCCGGTGTATGCGCTGCAGGCGCACGGCCGAGGCAAGCGCGGACGCCCGGACCGAACGATTCGGCGAACCGCGAAGCGCTACGTCGACGCTGTTCGGACGGTCCAACCCGAGGGCCCGTTCCATCTGGTCGGTCACTCGCTCGGCGGCTGGATCGCCATCGCGATGGCGGAGGAGATCCGAGACTCCGGCCTCGGCTCCCCGCACCTGCTGCTTCTCGACACGCGGCTGTTCCGGCATCTGCTGGACAGGTTGCCCGGTGGTACCGAGGTTCCGGCTGCGCCGCCTGCTCGTACGCGAGAAGAAGCAGGCTTTCACCTCGGTCGCATCGGCACCGCCGCCCTCTGGGTGCGGATGCAGTTCGCCGGGCTGCTGCGGTACCCGACGACAATGGAATGGTTGGTCTTCGCAAGCATCGGGTACGTGGCGTTGAACAAGCACGTGCCGACACCGTGGTCGGGTTCGATGACCGTGGTTCGCACAGCGGAGAACGTGAAGGATCTCAGGTCGTGGCAGGCGGTCGGCCGTGGTGAGCTGAGCTTCGTCGACATCCCCGGAGATCACGTCGACATGTTGCGCGAACCGATGGCCGAACACTTGGCCGAGACGATCGCGAACACCTTCGACGAGGCGGGGCTCGCGCGCTGACCGAGGGTCTGTCGCAGTGTCGGCTCAGCTTGTACGTTTGTGCCAGCGGCTCGCCGAGCCACGCGAGGACCCGGGAATCACACGACGAGGAGGTCGACCATGAGTTCATCGTACGAATTGCAGTCGGTAGAACTACACAAGGACGTCCTGCGATACGTGGACATGGGCGACGGCCCTCCCGTGATTCTGGTGCACGGCCTGCTCGGATCGCATCAGTCCTGGGGCACGCAGCTCGAGCGTCTGTCGCAGAAGTATCGGGTCGTCGCGCCCGACCTGTTCGGCCACGGTGAATCCGACAAGCCCACCGGCGACTACTCGCTGAGTTCGCACTCGGCCACCATTCGCGACCTCATGGATCACCTGAACATCGACTCGGCCCCGATGGTCGGTCACTCGCTCGGCGGCGGCATCGTCATGCAGCTGACGTACCTCTTCCCCGAGCGGGTCGATCGGCTGGCGCTGGTCAGCAGCGGCGGCCTCGGCCCGGAAGTGAGCCTGCTCCTCAAGGCCGCGACGCTGCCCGGCAGTGAGCTGGTACTGCCACTGCTCGCATCGGACTGGTTCCGCAAGAACACCGAGGGCGCGCTTGCGCAGCTGGGCAGATGGGGTCTGCCGGTCAAGCCGGGTCCCAGCATGGCCGAGACCTGGCGGTCGTTCCGGTCCGTGGCCGACCGCTCCACCCGCGGCGCATTTCTGGCATCGACGCGTGCCGTGGTGGGCCCGCGTGGTCAGACCGTCAGCGCCAAGCAACATTTCGAGAAGTTCGAGTCGATTCCGTCGCTGCTCGTCTGGGGCGGCAAGGACCGGATGATTCCAGCCAAGCACGCCGACAACATTCGACGCGAGGTCCCGAACAGTCGCGTCGAGATCTTTCCCGACGCCGGCCACTTTCCCCAGCTCGACGAGCCGGACTTCTTCTTCCGACTGCTCGACGAATTCCTGGACTCCAACCGGACCGAGAAGAGCGCAGCCGAGGCGATCGCCCCGGCGGCTGTTCCGTTGCAGCACCCGTGAGCGTGACCCCGATGTTCCCGCTCGGCAGCGTGCTGCTCCCCGGCGAACGTCTGCCACTGCACATCTTCGAGCCGCGCTACCAGGCTCTGGTGCACGACTGCCTGAAGCAAGAAGATCCGAGCTTCGGTGTGGTGCTCATCGCGCGTGGGCACGAGGCCGGCGGCGGCGACGTACGGCACGACGTGGCGACGACCGCACACATCATCGGGCACGAGTCCATCGGCAACGGCCGATATCTGCTCGAGTGCGTCGGCGGTGAACGGATCAGGATCGACGCCTGGCTGCCGGACGATCCGTACCCACTGGCCGACGTCCGAGCGTGGCCGGACGAGGACACCGACGCGGTGATCGCCGACACCGAATTCGACGCCACCTGGGCGCGGGTCGAAGATCTCTACGAGCTGATCGGTCGACTCGAATCGGCGGAAAGCGTTGTCACACCCGGTGTTCCGGACTTCCTGGGCCTGCCCATCTCGGCCGCCGAGAAAATCTGGTCGCTGGCAGCACTGATTCCGATGGGGCAATCCGATCGACTGGACATCCTGTCTGCGCCGGACGCCCGAGCACGCATGACCGCTCTCGACGACGCCATCGAGAATGTGACCGCTGTCGTGCAGTTCAGACTGCAGCCCTGATCGACGAACCCCGCGGCACCACAGACGAGGACAACACAGACGAGTCAGGCCCGACATCATCGATGTCGGGCCTGACTCGCGTAGTAGCGGGGACAGGATTTGAACCTGCGACCTCTGGGTTATGAGCCCAGCGAGCTACCGAGCTGCTCCACCCCGCGTCGGGTGTTCACCACGCTACATG
This genomic window contains:
- a CDS encoding multidrug effflux MFS transporter: MAQAPNTTAAETPVAPATNTSPEPTSKERLRVILVLGALIALGPLTIDMYLPALPAIADDLNTPSSAVQLTLAGTLIGLALGQLVIGPLSDIVGRRLPLIVGTGVHILASVACIVAPNIAVLGGLRVVQGLGAAAAAVVAMAIVRDLFSGRAAATVLSRLMLVMGVAPVLAPSLGGAVLLVGSWRLVFAALAIMGVALMTLAIVSLRETLPPERRRASGVMPVLRTYRSLLRDAQFVVLVLVAALAMSSLFAYIAGSSFVLQEEFGLDEQQFAIVFAAGAISLIGASQLNVLLLGRFAPVQIVLAALSFAVLAGGVMAVLAIAEIGGMAGFVIPLWFVLGAVGFVMPNAPALALSRHGEAAGGAAALLGAAQFGLGAIVAPIVGALGNDAVAVSTTMVATSAAALAAQGVVTARTSSRL
- a CDS encoding DUF309 domain-containing protein, producing the protein MAERERDAHGKPLNARPRDGLGRPLARGGNGTPRVPDDLRLPPAAALVEAQRFLDANMPFHAHEVLEGTWKSCSPDERPLWQGLAQLAVGLTHLMRGNRVGAGSLLRQGHDRLIGFEADPPHRVDVAGLLTWSEGLLGELETGRLPASPGIPALRTTDRTDPDGGVLASDSGSS
- a CDS encoding deoxyribonuclease IV; its protein translation is MRIGAHVRDSSDPLGTAEALGVDLVQMFLTDPQKWNKLSPHPQGEALLTGDVDVVVHSSYVLNVASLNNRIRIPSRKAVVEQAAAAAEIGAIGLVVHGGHVREGEDTAKGIDNWRKLFERQAEQGGFAVPIFVENTAGGDSAMARHFDDIARLWDAIGEFGAGFCLDTCHAWAGGEDLVDVVDRIKAITGRIDLVHLNNSRDEFDSARDRHANLGTGTIDAEILTAVALAADAPVILETPPEGIEDDVRLLKSL
- a CDS encoding ABC transporter ATP-binding protein: MSDIAARAVDVSKVYGSGDTQVHALSGVSVDFARGEFTAIMGPSGSGKSTLMHCLAGLDNASSGTVTIGDTELTALSDKEMTGLRRDRIGFVFQAFNLVPTLTALENITLPLDIAGRAADQAWLDTVVDKLGLRDRLDHRPSELSGGQQQRVACARALAGRPDIVFGDEPTGNLDSRSSGEVLSILRTAADEFDQTVVIVTHDPRAASYADRVVFLADGAVIDQLNSPTADAVLERMKKLETVR
- a CDS encoding ABC transporter permease gives rise to the protein MRKVSLRNLAAHKVRLALTVLSVVLGTAFVAGSFVFTDTLQRTFSSLFADTAQGADVRVSPEDARSSGVPNEDIAAISALPNVRAVSPYVGGQLVLLGSDGAAVQSGGAPTIGESYLPDDQRLGDPTTFVEGSAPTAPGQIAINAGGAERAGLKVGDATQVLVPSKGITDVTVSGIYSTATESGGYIGIQFVQSQANELFTDGAHVQYIDVAGNDLAARGLGQSDLRDEIAAAFPDLKVQTAADVQAETQAEVESALSFINYFLLAFGGIALLVGTFIIYNTFSMIVAQRVRELALLRAIGASRGQVSRSVVLEALVVGVIGSVLGFVGGVGLAYGLRALLNAFDLGLPSGPLALEPRTVVVAFAVGILVTVLSAYAPARRAAKIPPVAAMREEFASAGDTLRTRTFVGVGLGIAGAAALIIGAQSTGGAAAATVGAGAVALIVATALAAPSLSRPVVGALGAVITRPFGAIGRLARTNSVRNPRRTAATAFALMLGLMLVTVIGVLGSTAKASVDSLVDTGVEADYILSGPQSIGVPTGATTAAQQVTGVDRTAVLHPVFVTIAGQEEYGAAIDGSPEGLLELSMVQGTADLDSDGFSVSETEAATRGWTVGTEVTFDTVDGASVPVTVTGVFTDNPLIGSWIVSGDIYQEVTPSITRSDILVLVKATPGTDLDTLRTDLEAATKPFVVVQVQDVEEFKGSQGQQIDTLLAVLYGLLALAVVIAVLGIVNTLALSVVERRREIGMLRAIGMQRPQVRRIIYLESLLIALFGAIVGVVLGIAFGWGFVQTLRDEGLGTMTVPWGQVVAMLLGSAVVGVLAALWPAVRAARTKPLEAIADL
- a CDS encoding alpha/beta fold hydrolase — its product is MSIQDIDAPTRLSLAPLCRPERRDTLMARYREVAHALPHATALDVDGTSLTFDELLHRAYSSARKIATLFPTDSRPLAVETDATTHSIELMLAVVAAGHPLVPLDPMLPAERRATIIDQAGATALDPATVAAAIDSCVPLPTLSGDHTAVINYTSGSTGTAKGVILSHRMCLTKAYEVATALALSPHDRVGNSLPVSFGAGLNTLFAGLLSGAAVYCRDPRSGVPSSTVEWAASHSLTTLHCSSSLLRAVSGADHGPIGRGAVSTLRVVVTYGESLHSDDADGFRRRFDSRATVVNWYATTEAGAVAYSEYPPERALPSGFLPAGRPITGKLVEVVTSDGSTCAPDVIGEVRVTASCLADGYLGGAGLDSQRFTALGDGLFRYRTGDLGRLDDHGTLHLAGRIDDAIKVRGYLVEPAEVEAALRAMPEIGDAAVIGRTSGTDTDLVAYVCSARSGRRPSVGEIRASLRRTLPEWMVPTHIVALDAMPRNERGKLDRSALPEPADRRVERTAVGPTEYIVAEAARTAIGLDTIGRDEDFLALGGNSLTTTAMLAHLRESLKIDLTPEDVFTATTVRALALTVDARLEEAATARRRTTGEHDVLVPLRTEGSKAPIFLIGGAGVGAMAFLNLVKHIDDDRPVYALQAHGRGKRGRPDRTIRRTAKRYVDAVRTVQPEGPFHLVGHSLGGWIAIAMAEEIRDSGLGSPHLLLLDTRLFRHLLDRLPGGTEVPAAPPARTREEAGFHLGRIGTAALWVRMQFAGLLRYPTTMEWLVFASIGYVALNKHVPTPWSGSMTVVRTAENVKDLRSWQAVGRGELSFVDIPGDHVDMLREPMAEHLAETIANTFDEAGLAR
- a CDS encoding alpha/beta fold hydrolase; protein product: MSSSYELQSVELHKDVLRYVDMGDGPPVILVHGLLGSHQSWGTQLERLSQKYRVVAPDLFGHGESDKPTGDYSLSSHSATIRDLMDHLNIDSAPMVGHSLGGGIVMQLTYLFPERVDRLALVSSGGLGPEVSLLLKAATLPGSELVLPLLASDWFRKNTEGALAQLGRWGLPVKPGPSMAETWRSFRSVADRSTRGAFLASTRAVVGPRGQTVSAKQHFEKFESIPSLLVWGGKDRMIPAKHADNIRREVPNSRVEIFPDAGHFPQLDEPDFFFRLLDEFLDSNRTEKSAAEAIAPAAVPLQHP
- a CDS encoding LON peptidase substrate-binding domain-containing protein, yielding MSVTPMFPLGSVLLPGERLPLHIFEPRYQALVHDCLKQEDPSFGVVLIARGHEAGGGDVRHDVATTAHIIGHESIGNGRYLLECVGGERIRIDAWLPDDPYPLADVRAWPDEDTDAVIADTEFDATWARVEDLYELIGRLESAESVVTPGVPDFLGLPISAAEKIWSLAALIPMGQSDRLDILSAPDARARMTALDDAIENVTAVVQFRLQP